One genomic window of Garra rufa chromosome 2, GarRuf1.0, whole genome shotgun sequence includes the following:
- the LOC141326485 gene encoding interferon gamma receptor 1-like yields the protein MTMTKDNIVQFGLFYALLFPVFSFVPSPTNISVVCHNFVNVLYWNYSNPTEQLKFSVNVDPYESDSQTVDTSQTYLDISSYSRDASDDYLVSVTAHDGQEKSESVFIKFTYSKDYFHESKHKYKCSLDFPAVNTSVHKDVIEASFEHPLLLHKQDILRQEFVYTVTHDEQEFSYSCSVKDEMCTTEIHLKEGMAGQCNDLKFEGKIAGIPSHTYRNVCVPQQTPETDKTGLIAGLLGGGTIMLFIIVGVLWLLCRKWSKIPKIPEVLRGLIPGQSPTTQPELTDVSPMTSQRHTPLLTEESYDPPPNSLTEENCKANTIVSPSKGTVVDLPEVSEEDVNNDDFESFGWSSDYDSPKFLQEMSPGDITEGYGPRPPVL from the exons ATGACAATGACGAAGGATAATATAGTGCAGTTTGGTCTGTTTTACGCGTTACTGTTTCCAGTCTTTAGTTTTG TACCTTCCCCAACAAACATCAGTGTTGTTTGTCACAACTTTGTGAATGTCCTCTACTGGAACTACAGTAACCCAACTGAACAGCTGAAATTCAGTGTAAACGTTGATCCTTATGAGAG TGATTCCCAAACAGTTGACACCTCTCAGACGTACCTTGATATCAGCAGCTACAGCAGAGATGCGAGTGACGATTACTTAGTGTCTGTGACGGCACATGATGGCCAAGAGAAATCGGAAAGTGTCTTCATTAAATTCACCTACAGCAAAGACTATTTTCATGAGAgcaaacataaatataaat GCTCTTTGGACTTTCCAGCTGTAAATACATCTGTCCACAAAGATGTGATTGAAGCGTCCTTTGAGCACCCTTTGTTACTTCATAAGCAAGACATTCTGAGACAAGAATTTGTGTACACAGTCACACATGATGAG CAAGAGTTTTCATACTCGTGTTCTGTGAAGGATGAGATGTGCACTACAGAAATCCACCTCAAAGAAGGCATGGCGGGACAGTGTAATGACTTGAAGTTCGAAGGGAAGATTGCTGGTATTCCTTCACATACCTACAGAAATGTTTGCGTCCCTCAGCAGACGCCCGAGACAG ACAAAACGGGATTAATCGCAGGTTTGCTCGGCGGAGGGACCATCATGCTCTTCATTATCGTGGGCGTTTTGTGGCTGCTCTGCAGGAAATGGTCCAAAATCCCCAAAATTCCTGAAGTTTTG AGGGGCCTTATACCTGGGCAATCTCCTACAACCCAACCCGAGTTGACTGATGTTTCTCCAATGACATCTCAGAGACACACACCCCTACTGACAGAAGAAAGTTATGATCCTCCTCCCAATTCCCTGACTGAGGAAAACTGCAAAGCAAACACAATCGTGTCCCCTAGTAAGGGCACTGTAGTGGATCTACCTGAGGTTTCTGAAGAGGATGTGAATAATGACGACTTTGAAAGCTTCGGCTGGTCATCTGACTATGACAGTCCCAAATTCCTGCAGGAAATGAGTCCGGGGGACATAACTGAGGGATACGGCCCACGACCACCAGTACTTTAG